From the Conger conger chromosome 14, fConCon1.1, whole genome shotgun sequence genome, one window contains:
- the ppcs gene encoding phosphopantothenate--cysteine ligase, which yields MAGVETPASPTAEGRLTEEFAVPSHVEAERALMAEFAERHTSAGRRVVLITSGGTKVPLESRTVRFLDNFSSGRRGASSAEYFLDSGYAVIFLHRHRSLYPYTRLYSGVNLMDALQMEGDGGSSQVTVDQRVLPNVASVLKRYRAVKEARLLLPVEFSTLSEYLHLLKAAAQALSSIGPKAMFYLAAAVSDFYIPASEMPEHKIQSSNGPLQISMKMVPKMLSPLVKDWAPQAFVISFKLETDPSILLERARRALDTYRHQAVVANVLDTRRGYVAVVTRDTQAELAVTEEDARAGVEIEEKIVSNLSAAHGSFMALQG from the exons ATGGCAGGTGTAGAGACCCCAGCTTCCCCTACAGCAGAGGGCCGGCTGACCGAGGAGTTTGCTGTCCCGTCCCACGTCGAGGCAGAGAGGGCACTAATGGCAGAGTTTGCAGAGCGCCACACGTCTGCTGGTCGCAGAGTGGTGCTGATCACGTCGGGGGGCACCAAGGTCCCCCTCGAGTCCCGGACTGTCCGTTTCCTGGACAACTTCAGTAGCGGGAGGCGAGGGGCCTCCTCCGCAGAGTACTTCCTGGATTCGGGCTACGCCGTCATCTTCCTGCACAGGCACCGCTCCTTATACCCTTACACCCGCCTCTACTCCGGGGTCAACCTGATGGACGCCCTGCAGATGGAGGGGGATGGGGGCTCCAGCCAGGTGACGGTGGACCAGCGGGTGCTGCCCAACGTTGCATCTGTGCTGAAACGGTACCGGGCGGTGAAGGAGGCCCGGCTTCTGCTGCCGGTGGAGTTCAGCACCCTGTCCGAGTACTTGCACCTGCTGAAGGCGGCTGCCCAGGCTCTGAGCTCCATAG GGCCCAAGGCCATGTTTTACCTGGCAGCTGCGGTGTCAGATTTCTACATACCAGCCTCGGAAATGCCTGAGCACAAGATCCAGTCGTCCAATGGCCCCTTGCAG ATCAGTATGAAAATGGTGCCAAAGATGCTGTCTCCGCTGGTGAAGGACTGGGCCCCGCAGGCGTTCGTCATCTCCTTCAAACTGGAGACCGATCCGTCCATTCTGCTGGAGCGGGCGCGCCGCGCCCTGGACACCTACAGGCACCAGGCGGTGGTGGCCAACGTGCTCGACACCAGGCGCGGCTACGTGGCGGTGGTGACCCGCGACACGCAGGCCGAGTTGGCCGTCACGGAGGAGGACGCCCGGGCGGGCGTGGAGATCGAGGAGAAGATCGTCAGCAACCTGTCTGCTGCGCACGGCAGCTTCATGGCCCTGCAAGGCTGA